From Rutidosis leptorrhynchoides isolate AG116_Rl617_1_P2 chromosome 3, CSIRO_AGI_Rlap_v1, whole genome shotgun sequence, a single genomic window includes:
- the LOC139899520 gene encoding protein trichome birefringence-like 34 produces MVARNQHLVPKTWGSSIKFSIVHFFVALLFAVIFVGAIYMAVNYNTINMIPASVDNIFSDNSQSKCDIFSGKWVFDNTSYPLYKEKECKFMSDQLACNKFGREDLSYQNWRWQPQHCDLPRFNATKLLEKLRNKRMVFVGDSLNRGQWVSMVCLLDSSIHDPKLKFMNNNGSNLITFKAVEYNASIEFYWSPLLVESNSDDPVNHRLPERIVRSQSIEKHARVWTDADILVFNSYLWWRQPHTKVLWGSFEDGDAIYKEVEMLRSYEMALKTWSDWLEIQVDRLKTQLFFISMSPTHERSEEWGESNNSNCYYETRLITKDGYTGNGTDPKMMRIVKNTINQLKTRGLNVQIINITQLSEYRKEGHPSIYRKQWDPLTEEQISDPSSYADCVHWCLPGVPDVWNELLFTYIFQ; encoded by the exons ATGGTAGCAAGAAACCAACATTTGGTTCCCAAAACATGGGGATCATCAATAAAATTTAGTATTGTTCATTTTTTTGTTGCACTTCTTTTTGCAGTAATTTTTGTTGGAGCAATTTATATGGCTGTAAACTATAACACCATCAACATGATTCCGGCATCAGTAGATAACATATTTTCTGATAATTCTCAATCGAAGTGTGATATATTTAGCGGTAAATGGGTGTTTGATAACACGTCGTACCCTCTTTACAAAGAGAAAGAATGTAAATTCATGTCGGATCAATTGGCTTGCAACAAATTTGGAAGAGAGGATTTGAGCTATCAAAATTGGAGGTGGCAACCTCAACATTGTGACCTCCCAAG GTTCAATGCAACCAAGTTGTTGGAGAAGCTAAGGAACAAAAGGATGGTTTTTGTAGGGGATTCTCTAAATAGAGGCCAATGGGTTTCAATGGTTTGCCTTCTAGATTCATCCATCCATGACCCAAAACTCAAATTCATGAACAACAATGGTTCCAATTTAATAACCTTCAAGGCTGTT GAGTACAATGCATCTATCGAGTTCTATTGGTCACCATTGTTGGTTGAGTCTAACTCTGACGATCCAGTGAACCATAGGTTACCTGAAAGGATCGTTCGGTCCCAATCCATTGAAAAGCATGCTAGGGTTTGGACCGATGCCGATATACTAGTCTTCAATTCCTATCTTTGGTGGAGACAACCCCATACCAAAGTCTT ATGGGGTTCATTTGAAGATGGTGACGCGATATATAAAGAAGTGGAGATGCTACGCAGCTACGAAATGGCTCTTAAAACATGGTCGGATTGGTTAGAGATTCAAGTTGATCGACTTAAAACCCAGTTGTTCTTCATTAGCATGTCACCTACTCATGAAAG GTCTGAAGAATGGGGTGAATCCAACAATAGCAATTGTTATTATGAGACGAGATTGATTACAAAAGATGGATATACGGGTAACGGAACTGATCCTAAAATGATGAGAATCGTAAAGAACACTATCAATCAACTGAAAACAAGAGGCTTGAATGTTCAAATTATCAACATAACTCAACTTTCAGAATATAGAAAAGAAGGGCATCCTTCGATTTATAGGAAACAATGGGATCCACTTACTGAAGAACAAATCTCGGATCCTAGTAGCTATGCAGATTGTGTACATTGGTGTCTTCCTGGTGTACCTGATGTTTGGAATGAGCTTTTATTTACTTATATTTTTCAATAA